TTGGGTTACTTTTTATCGttcttcattccctttcactcACTTCTTGTGTACTTACTTGTCAGCCTTACTGTATGTTCCCCACAACTTTTACTTACTTGGcctttccctcctccatcttTTGTCTCACTCACCttttctgtgacttgcccaatggaGAGTTATGACTTGGTTCTTCAGAAGTGTACTTGTGTTAAATGCTTAGAGTTAATGATCTGATCTCCATCTtttgaaatagaaagcaaaaactAGACATAAAAAAGCTTGCCCTTCAACTCTAAAATAATCACTGGAGGGGGAAGGTAGGTTCACTGAAGGAGAACCAGGAACAATGTGAATCACTGGAGGGAAATCCTGTGaaccatttttaatttcaaatacaCAGGGCTTCCATTTGCAGtattaagtgctaaataaatatgcaAACCAGCCTATTGatagtatttttaattattttctcctcATTGCATTTCCTCCTAGGCTCATTCTGAGTGCACATTAggtttttgtgtttttctcctccttcctcttccctctcccccccacctctcATCTCCCATTAATCCTTTGACCTCAATCAGTAAAGATGTGGAGTGGACGTTAATGCTTTTCTCATCAGGCTGCCACCCTTACAGAGCTCACCCACTCCATCCTGGGGAGGTGCCTGAAAATATTCCTTTAAACTCAATAATTCAAGAGCCCATAGGGTACCCTAATATACTTACAGGAGTAGCGGCACTTAAAGAAAAGATCCAGAAGGAAGCAACTTCTGTATTCTTTCATCCAGAGAGAGTATTCATATCGTCTGTGTGGGAGACAAGTCCTTTGGCAGGCAGAAACCCTTCCAAATGTGAAACATACAGACAACTGGAAAAAAGAACTCAGGATTTGAGTGTGGAAGGAAGTAAGAaatctccaaaatgcttggagtaGGATAATATGTAGGTTCCTCTGCCCTTCTTCTAGCTACCTGAACTACACACAGGATCAAAAATTTCCAGTCCACACACAGATACCCATAGATAAGGAGTTGTTCTTTCAAGAACTCTCATGGACCTATGCAGTACTGGAGCATCTATGAATGTATAGTAACCTAGGTTTATTTATTTACTGAATTAGTCATCAATCTTGAGTCTAGTTTGTAGCGATGTGAAGTAGAATTGGAAGATTTTGGAGGTGTAAGAGCCATTTATGGACCCACTTATGTGGGGATATGATTATGGATATGTATGATAAGGAGAAGATATGATACAGAAGATTACACTGGAATGAAAGGAACAAGGCATgatgcagaaagacagacagatttCTTTGTCTCCACTTAAAGAATAATCCTTTGTTAGCTTTTGCAGCATTTACTTAATTACAAAAGGAACAGAGGAAATTTTCCCATAGATCTCATCTCTTACTCATTTGATAACATTGTTTTCCTCACCACTAAAGCAGCCTTTCTTGGCTGAGCTGGATAGGGTGAATATGCTATTGTGGAATATTTGTttttcagagattaaaaaaaaaaaagtcttgatttTTGAGCTAGTATTTCCAAGAAATAGTACTTTTtgtagaaataaataataaaatgtgtttttgtaggaataaataataaaatgtgccttttgtagaaataaataataaaaattaaactttaaCTTCTCAGCACTTGTTTATTATGTTTAGCTTCTTCTAGGTTTTTTCatatttctgcttccttttgctCCCCCGGCTCTCCGAGCATTTCTTATGCCAATCCATGTTTATTCTGGTCTGCTCATCTTTGGAACAGTGATTGCAACAGTACTTATGGGAGTGACAGAGAAATTGATTTTTGCCTTGTAAGTATATGCAGTATTTCATCATTTCTCCACTTCATCctttttatattaaatatttgcttTCTGAAAGCATATAATATAGCACTGAACTTTCCCTGTTTTTAAGATGATAAAAGGAAGACctgtagaggttaaatgatgactttgcccagggcCACTGCAAACGGACTTCTGACCCTTGCCCTATTTATTTCACAGGGACCCAGTACCCAGTTGGTTCTATAAATTCTTCAGGCATTTAATTTTTAGCAATAAATTGAAATTCGATTTCCCACATTGAcctgtggttttatttttaatcattctttctttttctttctcttcaaaggAAAAGTCCTGCATACAGGGATTTACCACCAGAAGCTATTTTTACCAATACCCTTGGCATTCTTATTCTGGTGTTTGGTGCTGTCATTTTTTGGATAGTTACTAGGCCTCAGTGGCAGCGTCCCAAAGAACCAAATGCTAAATTTCTTCAGCCAAATGGGAGTTCCCCGGAGGGTAATGATTATTCTGTGACAGGCGACTTTGGCAATGTGGACAAATCTGATGTGGACAGCGAAGCAGCAACAAGGAAAAGGAATCTCAAACTGGATGAGGCTGGACAGAGATCAACTATGTAAAGgactatttgcatgttgtcttatAATCTCACTTCAAAACATCTCCAGCTCAGCTGTATCTAGATATGAAGAACCTTTCTGTTCATCTACAAAGCCCAttaaattttgtatctctttatTCTAACCAGATGTACTAAGTagcattgcttaaaaaaaaaaaaagattatatggTGTGGTTGAGTGCCAGAACTGATCTGAACTGAAAAAGAGCATGGTCAGTTTGGGGAAGGTCATGTGAGACATCACATAGTAGCTTTTTTCTTCCCGAGAACCAAAGATCCACCTAGACTGACTGTAAGTTCTCTGGTAGGGATAGCCTTTTACCATTTTGTATCCCCCTCAGGCTCagctaagtgccttgcccagaccGTGTGCTCAGTCAATGTTCGTGGGTTGCTTTGATTGACTAGAAGCATCCCCGCCCTTAAACTATAACCCTAGTGTCTGTCATCTTCAGCTTCTTCTCAGGCCTTCTGAGCTCTGGGGCTAGATCAGACTGAAGGGATTGTATCAGAGTCCTCAAATGCAGACTTGGCTTTATTATTGAGCACTGTCAATGTCTTTATAGGAAgctagtgaatagagtgctggacctggagtcaagaagacccaagttcaaacctagcctcagactcttactagccatgtgactctggacaaggcacttaacttctgtctgcctctgtttcctcaactgcaaaatgaggttaagagtagtacctacctcaccagggttgttgtgaggaccaaatgagatatatataaaatgcttagcacagtgcctggcaccctaggtgcttaataaatgcttgtttcctcctgtTCTCATTTCATAGTAAAAATATCACATATGGCTAAAGAGAAGTTAGCAAGACAAACTGGGCATATTGTGCccttctatttttccccttttgcttaTAGGAGAACCTCTTGATGTAGGTTCAGGCTGGATCTAAATTTTGGAATCCTTGTGAAGTGACTCTGTAGCTGCAGTTGGTCTCAGGAATCATGCTAACCTTTGGCCTTTTCCTAGTTTAGAGAACCCTCCAATTTGGCGCCAGTGCCAGCTTGAGGCTAGTGTCTATTCTAAGCCAGACATTTGAGCCTGTCCTAGAACAAGCCTAAGTGCTTGAGGCATCTCCAAAGTAACCTTTCGCCCTATATTTTCTCTTAAATTGGAGTAACTTGGGATTTGGCTGCATGTTGTATGGAACTTTATGGACTTAAGTGTACTCACCTCAGCTCGCCCCAGCCCTGACTGAACCTCAGTGATATACCAGAATCAATCAATctaaaggagaagggaaatggagcATTTACCTCCTAGATTTCCTCTTGTGACTGATTCCCAAATAGCTAAGAGATTGGACTTAGAGGTAACTCAACTGGTTTTTTTCTGCCCCCTGAGCGCTAaaatgggttttcaaagccagagctCAGTTGATTCTAGATAGTTCCATGTAATGTAATTATATTCTATGTAATGTTCTGTAGAAGTTCCACCGTTGGCTGTTTTTAGTCTTCTAGATTTTAGTGTCTGGACAGAATTGGGTGTGAAGGTCCAGAAGAAGCTTGTAGGATAAACCAGAGCTAATGGCTAGGTTTTCTACTCTGTATGCTCTCCAGATCTTGGATGAATCTCTACAACTTTATTCCTGAGACCTTAGAAATGAATAAGATCTAGGTCTAGAGGTAACTGCTTAGTCTCTGGAGGTTCCATTGTGTCCCCTAAATTGG
This Trichosurus vulpecula isolate mTriVul1 chromosome 2, mTriVul1.pri, whole genome shotgun sequence DNA region includes the following protein-coding sequences:
- the LOC118837775 gene encoding cytochrome b reductase 1, which encodes MKAMEGYRGFLGLLVSSLLLGFLAVIFTLIWVLHYREGLGWDGGSQEFNWHPVLTVTGFVFIQGLAIIVYRLPWTWKCSKLLMKSIHAGLNAVALILAIIGLVAVFDFHNAKSIPNMYSLHSWIGLVAVIFYAAQLLLGFFIFLLPFAPPALRAFLMPIHVYSGLLIFGTVIATVLMGVTEKLIFALKSPAYRDLPPEAIFTNTLGILILVFGAVIFWIVTRPQWQRPKEPNAKFLQPNGSSPEGNDYSVTGDFGNVDKSDVDSEAATRKRNLKLDEAGQRSTM